One genomic window of Oncorhynchus kisutch isolate 150728-3 linkage group LG24, Okis_V2, whole genome shotgun sequence includes the following:
- the LOC116356896 gene encoding WD repeat-containing protein 49-like → MEDANCSVPTATTSHEQPLCAALYNSNFKQVVSGCHAGVVSVWDILTGEKVMQFQTTPERPVEVTAMAFDGPKRRLITGSKDGTLRLWNFNNGALLSELPLVDSNEVLRCILQGTGP, encoded by the exons ATGGAGGATGCAAACTGCTCTGTACCCACAGCTACAACATCACACGAACAGCCACTCTGTGCTGCTCTCTACAACTCCAACTTCAAACAG GTGGTAAGTGGGTGCCATGCGGGCGTGGTCAGTGTGTGGGACATCCTGACGGGGGAGAAGGTAATGCAGTTCCAAACGACCCCTGAGCGACCAGTCGAGGTCACTGCCATGGCATTCGACGGGCCCAAACGCCGCCTCATCACCGGGTCTAAAGACGGCACCCTGCGTCTCTGGAACTTCAACAACGGGGCTCTCCTTTCTGAACTGCCCCTGGTGGACAGCAATGAGGTACTGCGCTGTATCCTGCAGGGCACTGGTCCCTAA